TGGCGCAAAGCGTATCAGGGTGGTGGCAACCAGTGCGGTGAGAGAAGCCGCGAATGGTGTCGAATGGCTTGACAGGGTGCGGGCGGAAACCGGATTGAGTCCAGTGGTGCTGGATGGCGAAGACGAAGCTCGCCTCGGCTTCAGAAGCGCGCTCGCACATTTCGACCTCGGCTCGGGACGCGCGGTAGTCATCGACATCGGCGGTGGGTCGCTGGAGCTGATTCTAAGTGCGGATGGCCTGGTCGAACACATGATTTCGCTGCCGTTTGGAGCCATCCGGATGACCGAGCGCTATTTCTCCGACGGCGTTACTCCACGCGCCATGAAAAAACTGCGGCGGATGCTGAAGCGGAATCTCAAGGAAGAACTTTCCGTCAAGGATTGGCGCGGCGCGCAGGTGATAGGGTCCGGCGGGACGTTTACCAACCTCGGCGGTATGGTGCTCGCGCGTCATGGCATGAACACCGCACGAACGGTTCACGGAACGGTAGTCACGAGAGTCGAGTTGGAGCACATCGTCGACTCGCTGCAAAGCCTGTCGCAGACAGAGCGCCAGCGGACGGCCGGACTCAACCCTGCGCGTGCCGACATAATTGTCGCCGGGCTTGCAGTAGTTGCCGAGGTTGTGGCGCGCCTCGAAGCGAGAGATCTGGTGGTCTCGAGCTATGGAATCCGGGAGGGGATACTGCTGGAGCTGGCGAAGGTCAAACCGAGGCCGGCCGACCATGGGCAGGCGCGCGAGCGTTCAGTACGGGAGCTGGCGGAACGTTCCCGGTTCGAAGAGCCTCATTCGCGCCACGTACAGAAACTTGCGCTTCGTCTGTTCGACTCCATCGGCACGCGCCTGGGGTGCTCACCGGATGAGCGTCAGATACTTTCGGACGCCGCACTGCTGCACGATATCGGATACCACATCAACTACGACAAGCATCACAAGCACTCTTACCATCTCATCTCGCACGCCGATCTTCTTGGCATGACCCCGGCCGAGCAGGTGCTTGTCGCCAATGTCGCGCGGTATCACCGGGGCGCGGATCCGCGAAGCTCCCACAAGAATTTCGGGCCGCTCAATGCTGAGGCGCGTGCGCGGGTCATTCGGCTCGCCGCCATTCTCCGGGTTGCGGATGGATTCGACCGTGGACATGCATCAGCGGTCGATCAGGTTCGCGTTAGATGGCTGGGCCGCGTGTTGCGGCTGACTGCGATACCGGCGCCTGGTGCGACAACCATACGGTTGGAGCTCTGGGGAGCCAGCAAGAAGTCAGGGATGTTGTCGGAGCTGGCTGGCGTACCGGTCGAAGTGATCGGTCCGGATGGAGAAAAGTTCTCCTACGACAACGACGGCAGTCGCGTCGACTAGCGGTCGGCCACGCGGCGCATGGAGCTGGCTCCATCGGCCTGGGAGTCAGTCGCTTCGGGCGCCTTCATTCCCCAGCTGTCGTTGAGCAAAACGGTATGCGTTGCCCGCTGCGGCTTGTCGTGCGGCACTCGCTGCACATAGGAGCCGTCCGCGTCGAGCTCCCACGCCTGACGGTTATCGCCGAGGCAGGTTTCGAGAAGTGAGCGAAGTTTCGGATGCAGGTTCGGGTCATCGACCGGCGCGACTGCCTCCACACGCCGGTCGAAATTTCGCGGCATCCAGTCTGCCGAGCCAAAGTATATCTGCGGGCTGCCGCCATTCCCAAAATAGAAGATTCGGGAATGCTCCAGGAATCTGCCGATGATGCTGATGACGCGAATGTGATCGCTCACACCGGGAACGCCGGGTCGCAGGCAGCAGATACCCCGCACGATCAAGTCAATCTCCACTCCTGCCTTCGAAGCCCTGTAAAGTGCTTCGATAGTGTCCGCATCAACGAGCGCGTTCATCTTCGCGATAATGCGCCCTTGTTCACCGGCCTCCGCAAATTTCGTTTCGCGGTCGATCAGCTCATGAAACCGACGGCGCATCCCGCCGGGCGCGACGAGCAGCTTGCGATACAGGTCCTGGCGGGAGAATCCAGTGAGCGCGTTGAAAAGGTCGCTCAGATCTGCTCCAATTGACGGGCTGCAGGTGAACAGGCCGATGTCGGTGTACACTCTCGCGGTTTTGGAGTTATAGTTTCCGCTTCCAATGTGCGCGTAACGCCGGATGCGCTCTCCTTCGCGGCGAACGACGAGCGTGGTTTTCGTATGGGTTTTCAGGCCCGCGAGTCCATAGGCCACATGGACGCCAAAGCTTTCCAGCGTCTTTGCGAAGCTGATGTTGTTCGCTTCGTCGAATCGCGCCTGCAGCTCGATCAGCACCACAACCTGTTTTCCGCGCTGCGCCGCCTCGGTGAGTGCGCGCACAATGGCCGTGTCGCCGGACGTTCGATACAGCGTCATCTTGATCGCAAGCACGTTCTCGTCGCGCGCGGCCGCGGTGATAAACTGTTCAACCGATGCAGAAAACGAGTCGAACGGGTGGTGGACCAGGATATCCCGTTCCCTGATAAGAGCAAACATCGACCGTGACGAATCCCGAAGCTCGCGGGGGACAACCGGAACCAGCGGCGGGTCGCGCAGCTCCGGGATATCGAGTGAGGCGATGGTCATGAAATCGCTCAACTCGAGCAACGGCCCGGTCTCAACCAGTTCGATATTCGGCAGTGCAGGCAGATCCTCGGCCTGATCATCACGAAGCTCGTCGAGCAGCAGTTCCTGCAGCTTGAGCGGTGTGCCACTTTCGATCTCTACACGCACCACTTCCGCGAAGCGGCGCCGGAAGACCTGCTCTTCGATGAGCTCCATAAGGTCTTCGGGCTCTTCCGACAGCTCCAGCTCGAGGTCAGAATAGCGCGTGATGCGAAAGGCATTGGACCCAAGTATGTCCATGCCGGGGAAAAGCGCCGACAGATTTGCCGCGATTACCCGTTCCAGCGCGATGAAATGATGCCCGGGTCCGATCTTGATCCAGCGCGGCAGGCTCCTCGGAACTTTCACTCTCGCAAATTCTTCGGCACCCGTAATCGGATTCCGAAGCTGCACGGCGAGCGACAGCGACAGATTCGAGATGTACGGGAAAGGGTGGCTCGGATCGACCGCTAGCGGGGTGAGCACCGGAAACACGTGAGACTCGAAATACTGATCGATGGTCTGCCATTCGGTGGTGCTCAGATCGTCCATGGTGATCAGTCGCACCCCGTGGCCGGCGAGCGCGGGCAGCAACTCGTCGTGAAGACAGCTGCGCTGGAGGGCGACGAGCTCCGAAACCCGCACATGGATGGCGTCGAGCTGATCCTGGGGGCTCATCGCATCCGGCGCCTGTGACTGCATCCTTTCAGCAATCTGGCGGCGCAGCCCTGCCACCCGCACCATGTAGAATTCGTCCAGATTAGTGCTGAATATCGAGAGGAATTTTACGCGCTCGAGCAGCGGATTCCGCTCGTCGAATGCCTCGTGAAGCACCCGTGCGTTGAACTCGAGCCAGCTCAGCTCGCGGTTGATGAAAAGCGACGGATCCGTTGTCATACGCTCAGCCAATTTAAGCGGGCACTGCCCTTCGGGCCACCAATCGGCGATCCTCGAAAACCTTGACGAGTACCACGCCGGCGACGAAACCTCCTACGTGAGCCCATACAGCGACGCCTCCCGACACTTCCGGCCGAACTGACGTAAGCTCCGGAAGACCAGTGATCACCTGCAACACAAACCACCACAGCAGCACCGCCCACGCCGGAATACGGAACACCTTGAAGAAGACGATAAAGATGAAGAGCATCTTGACGCGGATTTTTGGATAAAGCACCAGGTATGCCCCGAGGACTCCGGAGATCGCCCCGGATGCACCCACAGTCGGGACCGGCGACCCCGGCTGAACGAGGACATGGGCTAACGCGGCCACAACACCGCAAAGCAGGTAGAAAACGAGGAAACGGATCCGCCCCATGCTGTCCTCGATATTGTTTCCGAATACCCACAGAAAGAGCAGGTTGCCGAGCAGGTGGCCCCAGCCCCCGTGGAGAAACATCGATGTGATGGGGGTGACAACGTTTATCTGCTCCCGGTCGATAACACACGCCCAGCCGTTGCCCAGAGGGATGCCGGTGCCTACTGCCGCCTGTCGTGTCAGCTCTCCGGGCACCATGCCTAGATTGCAGACGCTTGTCGCGAGTGCTTCTTCGCTGCCGGGCAGGCCCGCGCCCTGAATCAGGAACCAGACGGCGATGATAGTCGCGATAATCGCGTACGTCATCACCGGTGTTCGGAGCGTCTCGTGCTCGTCGCCTATGGGGAACATGGCGCCCTGGCCAGTAGTCCAACGCGGTTGCCGACGGTCATATCGAACTGGCCGCGGGGAGTGGTAAGTGTGCCACTTTGGCAGCGATTAACGGCTCATCCTTTGCGCTAACAGTCTGCATCGTTCAAAGCATAACCATTAAAGAGGTTTAAATGGCAGATAAAGTTATTGGAATCGACCTGGGTACGACGAACTCCGTCGTTTCGGTGATGGAGGGCGGCGATCCGGTTGTCATCCCTAACGCCGAGGGTGGGCGGACAACTCCTTCCGTTGTCGGTTTTACCAAGGACGGCGAGCGGCTTGTTGGGCAGATCGCCAAGCGGCAGGCCGTTACAAATCCGCAGAATACTGTTTTCTCCATCAAGCGATTCATGGGCCGCAAGCTCGATGAAGTGAAGGAGGAGACGTCGCGGGTACCGTACAAGATCGTTTCTGGTGGCAACGACCTTGCCAACGTCGAAGTTCAGAGCAAACGCTACACGGCGCCTGAAGTTTCGGCGATGATCCTTCAGAAGATGAAGCAGACCGCTGAGGATTATCTGGGATACAAGGTTGAGAAGGCCGTTATCACCGTCCCTGCGTATTTCAATGATTCCCAGCGGCAGGCGACGAAGGATGCCGGCAAGATCGCCGGACTGGACGTGCTCAGGATCATCAACGAGCCGACAGCGGCGGCACTGGCGTACGGACTGGACAAGAAGAAGGACGAGAAGGTTGCGGTTTTCGATCTTGGCGGCGGCACTTACGACATCTCGGTGCTCGAGCTTTACGACGTCGAAGGTTCGCGACAGTTCGAGGTTAAGTCCACGAACGGGGATACGCACCTTGGCGGCGATGACTTCGACCAGCGGGTAATCGACTGGCTGGTCACCGAGTTCAAGCGTGACCAGGCGATCGATCTGTCCAAGGATCCGATGGCCCTCCAGCGCCTGAAGGAGGCTGGTGAGAAGGCGAAGATGGAGTTGAGCACTACACAGTCCACCGACATCAATCTGCCGTTTATTACGGCTGACCAGAGTGGTCCAAAACACCTGAACTATCAGTTGTCGCGTGCCAAGTTCGAGCAGCTTGTCGATGACCTTATCCAGCGCACGATTCCGCCGATGGAGCAGGCGTTGAAGGACGCCGGCCTCAAACCGGGCGAGATCGACGAGGTGATACTCGTCGGCGGCTCGACGCGGATTCCGAAGATTCAGGAAGTTGTCAAAAAGTTCTTCGGCAAGGAGCCCAACAAGGGTGTGAACCCCGATGAAGTGGTTGCAATCGGGGCAGCAATCCAGGGCGCGGTGCTTACGGGCGAGCAGAAAGACGTGCTGCTCCTCGACGTGTCACCACTTTCGCTGGGGATCGAGACGCTGGGTGGCGTAACTACGGTTTTGATTCCGCGCAACACCACTATTCCAACGAAGAAGAGCGAGACATTCTCGACTGCCGACGACAATCAGACCACCGTAGAGATTCACGTTCTGCAGGGCGAGCGGGAGCTTGCGACTTACAACAAGACAATCGGCAAGTTTCAGCTCACGGGCATTCCGCCTGCACCGCGGGGAATGCCCCAGGTCGAGGTGACTTTCGACATCGACGCCAATGGTATCCTGCATGTGACGGCGAAGGACAAGGCGACGGGCAAGGAGCAGAAAATCCGGATCGAGGCATCGAGCGGGTTGTCTGACGCCGAGATCGATCGCATGGTGAAGGACGCGGAAAAGAATGCCACGGAGGACAAGAAAGCCCGCGAATCGATCGACGCCCGTAACCGGCTGGACTCGATGACTTACGAAGTCGAGAAGAATGTAAAGGAATGGGGCGACAAGGTCAGCGAAGACATCAAGACGCGGATCGACGCTTCGATCGAGCGGGCCCGAAAGGCGTTGCGCGGCGACGACATGGACGAGATCAGGTTGGCGCAGGAAGAGCTGACCAAGGTGTTCAGCGAGGCGGGCCAGTCGTTCTATCAGCAGCAAGCTGGCGAGAGTCAGCCAGCGGCTGAAACAGCGGATGGAGCCGAATCCGGTGCTGGGAATGCAGCACCGGCTGACGATGTGGTAGAGGCGGATTACGAAATCGTCGACGATAAGAAATAAGCGTAGCAGCGACACCGGCTGAAACCTGCGAGGGCCGGCCGGTGTCTTAGATTTCGTGGATCAAACTTCTTTAAAGGTGCGTGGTTCAATGTCTTCTCTTTCTTCAAAGGCACGGTTGGGCCTGGCCGTCGCTGTTGCGTTCATCGGCGGCCTGGTTATCGCGTCGGGCGGACTTGACTGGTCACGGTTGGGGTTGGCTCAGA
The Gemmatimonadaceae bacterium DNA segment above includes these coding regions:
- a CDS encoding rhomboid family intramembrane serine protease, giving the protein MFPIGDEHETLRTPVMTYAIIATIIAVWFLIQGAGLPGSEEALATSVCNLGMVPGELTRQAAVGTGIPLGNGWACVIDREQINVVTPITSMFLHGGWGHLLGNLLFLWVFGNNIEDSMGRIRFLVFYLLCGVVAALAHVLVQPGSPVPTVGASGAISGVLGAYLVLYPKIRVKMLFIFIVFFKVFRIPAWAVLLWWFVLQVITGLPELTSVRPEVSGGVAVWAHVGGFVAGVVLVKVFEDRRLVARRAVPA
- the ppk1 gene encoding polyphosphate kinase 1; translated protein: MTTDPSLFINRELSWLEFNARVLHEAFDERNPLLERVKFLSIFSTNLDEFYMVRVAGLRRQIAERMQSQAPDAMSPQDQLDAIHVRVSELVALQRSCLHDELLPALAGHGVRLITMDDLSTTEWQTIDQYFESHVFPVLTPLAVDPSHPFPYISNLSLSLAVQLRNPITGAEEFARVKVPRSLPRWIKIGPGHHFIALERVIAANLSALFPGMDILGSNAFRITRYSDLELELSEEPEDLMELIEEQVFRRRFAEVVRVEIESGTPLKLQELLLDELRDDQAEDLPALPNIELVETGPLLELSDFMTIASLDIPELRDPPLVPVVPRELRDSSRSMFALIRERDILVHHPFDSFSASVEQFITAAARDENVLAIKMTLYRTSGDTAIVRALTEAAQRGKQVVVLIELQARFDEANNISFAKTLESFGVHVAYGLAGLKTHTKTTLVVRREGERIRRYAHIGSGNYNSKTARVYTDIGLFTCSPSIGADLSDLFNALTGFSRQDLYRKLLVAPGGMRRRFHELIDRETKFAEAGEQGRIIAKMNALVDADTIEALYRASKAGVEIDLIVRGICCLRPGVPGVSDHIRVISIIGRFLEHSRIFYFGNGGSPQIYFGSADWMPRNFDRRVEAVAPVDDPNLHPKLRSLLETCLGDNRQAWELDADGSYVQRVPHDKPQRATHTVLLNDSWGMKAPEATDSQADGASSMRRVADR
- the dnaK gene encoding molecular chaperone DnaK translates to MADKVIGIDLGTTNSVVSVMEGGDPVVIPNAEGGRTTPSVVGFTKDGERLVGQIAKRQAVTNPQNTVFSIKRFMGRKLDEVKEETSRVPYKIVSGGNDLANVEVQSKRYTAPEVSAMILQKMKQTAEDYLGYKVEKAVITVPAYFNDSQRQATKDAGKIAGLDVLRIINEPTAAALAYGLDKKKDEKVAVFDLGGGTYDISVLELYDVEGSRQFEVKSTNGDTHLGGDDFDQRVIDWLVTEFKRDQAIDLSKDPMALQRLKEAGEKAKMELSTTQSTDINLPFITADQSGPKHLNYQLSRAKFEQLVDDLIQRTIPPMEQALKDAGLKPGEIDEVILVGGSTRIPKIQEVVKKFFGKEPNKGVNPDEVVAIGAAIQGAVLTGEQKDVLLLDVSPLSLGIETLGGVTTVLIPRNTTIPTKKSETFSTADDNQTTVEIHVLQGERELATYNKTIGKFQLTGIPPAPRGMPQVEVTFDIDANGILHVTAKDKATGKEQKIRIEASSGLSDAEIDRMVKDAEKNATEDKKARESIDARNRLDSMTYEVEKNVKEWGDKVSEDIKTRIDASIERARKALRGDDMDEIRLAQEELTKVFSEAGQSFYQQQAGESQPAAETADGAESGAGNAAPADDVVEADYEIVDDKK
- a CDS encoding Ppx/GppA phosphatase family protein, with protein sequence MITTGPQLRRRGASVRIAAIDIGSNSIRQIIADVSASGAIRVVDEMKAAPRLGAGIHETGRLSEAAMDGALAVLARMSTLATQLGAKRIRVVATSAVREAANGVEWLDRVRAETGLSPVVLDGEDEARLGFRSALAHFDLGSGRAVVIDIGGGSLELILSADGLVEHMISLPFGAIRMTERYFSDGVTPRAMKKLRRMLKRNLKEELSVKDWRGAQVIGSGGTFTNLGGMVLARHGMNTARTVHGTVVTRVELEHIVDSLQSLSQTERQRTAGLNPARADIIVAGLAVVAEVVARLEARDLVVSSYGIREGILLELAKVKPRPADHGQARERSVRELAERSRFEEPHSRHVQKLALRLFDSIGTRLGCSPDERQILSDAALLHDIGYHINYDKHHKHSYHLISHADLLGMTPAEQVLVANVARYHRGADPRSSHKNFGPLNAEARARVIRLAAILRVADGFDRGHASAVDQVRVRWLGRVLRLTAIPAPGATTIRLELWGASKKSGMLSELAGVPVEVIGPDGEKFSYDNDGSRVD